The following proteins come from a genomic window of Rhinoraja longicauda isolate Sanriku21f chromosome 4, sRhiLon1.1, whole genome shotgun sequence:
- the plekhf2 gene encoding pleckstrin homology domain-containing family F member 2 — protein MVDRLANSEANARRIGMVESCFGAAGQPLTIPGRVLIGEGVLTKLCRKKPKARQFFLFNDILVYGNIVIQKKRYNKQHIIPLENVTIDSIEDDGDLRNGWLIKTPTKSFAVYAATATEKSEWMNHINKCVSDLLSKSGKVPSNEHAAVWVPDSEANICMRCQKVKFTPVSRRHHCRKCGFVVCGPCSEKRFLLPSQSSKPVRVCSFCFDLLSTGQLTATLPNRSEFYRGSLQSPRNLSDEDDDDDSSD, from the coding sequence ATGGTGGACCGCTTAGCAAACAGTGAAGCAAATGCTCGACGGATTGGCATGGTTGAGAGCTGTTTTGGAGCAGCTGGGCAGCCCCTGACCATACCTGGCCGGGTACTCATAGGTGAGGGAGTTCTTACAAAACTTTGTCGAAAGAAACCAAAAGCCAGGCAGTTTTTCTTGTTCAATGACATTCTTGTCTATGGTAATATTGTCATCCAAAAGAAGAGGTACAACAAACAGCATATAATTCCACTGGAGAATGTTACAATTGATTCCATTGAAGATGATGGTGACCTGCGTAATGGCTGGCTCATTAAGACTCCAACCAAATCCTTTGCTGTTTATGCTGCTACAGCTACTGAGAAATCGGAGTGGATGAATCACATTAACAAATGCGTTTCTGATTTGCTGTCCAAAAGTGGAAAAGTACCCAGCAACGAGCACGCTGCAGTCTGGGTGCCCGATTCCGAGGCAAATATATGTATGCGTTGTCAGAAAGTCAAGTTCACTCCAGTCAGTCGTCGACATCACTGCCGTAAATGTGGATTTGTTGTGTGTGGGCCTTGTTCAGAAAAAAGGTTCCTCTTACCGAGCCAGTCTTCCAAACCAGTGCGTGTGTGCTCTTTCTGCTTTGATCTCCTTTCTACTGGACAACTGACTGCAACTCTTCCAAATCGCTCTGAGTTTTATCGCGGGTCACTGCAGTCCCCTAGAAATTTATCTGATGAAGATGATGATGACGACAGCAGTGATTAA